The following coding sequences are from one Streptomyces venezuelae window:
- a CDS encoding peroxidase family protein, producing MADTGQHQQSHERYMGGSPEAERRIFERLTKELIKVQEKNRRAARAADIGRVQHEKAALGVENARLRFHDDLPDTLRCGFAQPGAQYPATVRLSNAGGIRQADGAPDLRGAAVRVTVSTEEHHDLLATNHPVSHARDAREFVAFAKAMAGATTRLHKAVALFVELPLTVGLATATRMRRNIQAATRRTVHSLAAETYWSRSAILWGEAGPVRYLLRPAGGAATARSDPERRDPQYLRRELETRLARQDVTFELCLQRYVDERRTPVEDGSVEWLESVAPAVPVATLTIPSQDLDTAEARAAGGRVEVMGFNPWFTTDDFRPLGNLNRARKSAYEASAAHRHGLRFVTEEPLRNKLLGIPTDTALRLLNRYVPWHKLPVQAGLLNLVFLRKALRRFNLIDTDVYEAPPKTMPVPAPVDEQLRTVRSYDGTYNDLSRPAMGAVGAPFGRNLKPVYRPDLFDVPNPVTVSRELLHRDTFLPATSLNVLAAAWIQFQVHDWVNHRRHKPGGKSVEVPLPPGTTWYNTPGGPAERVMRFADNEGVELPGDQPPILFANTASHWWDGSEVYGENEHTARFLREPDGGAKLRLEEGHLPLGPNGVPLTGFAESWWMGLSAMHTLFAREHNAVCDALRQAYPSMSQESVYHTARLVVSALIAKIHTVEWTPAILATEAIDIGLRTNWEGPPSSWLNKLGLWLFESHSLTGIPKTLPDHHGTPYSLTEDFVTVYRMHPLIPDDFEMREHRFGQRLETLGFHDIQGSAAEAAIRKTGLADTLYSFGISHPGAITLHNFPRALQHFERDGEIIDLSVVDLVRTRRRGVPRYNDFRAGLHKQRIRRFEDLSQDPETVARLKDVYRSVDEIDTVVGLFAENPPHGFGFSDTAFRIFILMATRRLQSDRFLTVDFRPEIYTPLGIDWVQKGGMNSVLLRHCPDLAGLLPRGASAFAPWRQVQAMSDRGERAGG from the coding sequence ATGGCCGACACCGGACAGCACCAGCAGAGTCACGAGCGATACATGGGCGGCAGCCCGGAAGCCGAGCGCCGGATCTTCGAGCGGCTGACCAAGGAACTGATCAAGGTCCAGGAGAAGAACCGGCGCGCGGCCCGGGCGGCGGACATCGGCCGCGTCCAGCACGAGAAGGCCGCGCTCGGCGTGGAGAACGCCCGGCTGCGCTTCCACGACGACCTGCCCGACACCCTGCGCTGCGGCTTCGCCCAGCCCGGCGCCCAGTACCCGGCGACCGTACGGCTCTCCAACGCCGGCGGCATCCGGCAGGCCGACGGCGCCCCCGACCTGCGCGGCGCCGCCGTGCGCGTGACCGTCTCCACCGAGGAGCACCACGACCTGCTCGCCACCAACCACCCGGTCTCGCACGCCCGCGACGCCCGCGAGTTCGTCGCCTTCGCCAAGGCCATGGCGGGCGCGACGACCCGGCTGCACAAGGCCGTCGCGCTCTTCGTCGAACTCCCGCTCACCGTCGGCCTCGCCACCGCCACCCGGATGCGCCGCAACATCCAGGCCGCCACCCGCCGCACCGTGCACAGCCTCGCCGCCGAGACGTACTGGAGCCGCAGCGCCATCCTGTGGGGCGAGGCCGGACCGGTCCGCTACCTGCTGCGCCCCGCGGGCGGCGCGGCCACCGCCAGGTCCGACCCCGAGCGCCGCGACCCGCAGTACCTGCGCCGCGAGCTGGAAACCCGGCTCGCCCGGCAGGACGTCACCTTCGAACTGTGCCTCCAGCGGTACGTCGACGAACGCCGCACCCCCGTCGAGGACGGCTCGGTGGAGTGGCTGGAGTCCGTCGCCCCCGCCGTGCCCGTGGCCACGCTCACCATCCCCAGCCAGGACCTCGACACCGCCGAGGCGCGCGCCGCGGGAGGCCGCGTGGAGGTGATGGGCTTCAACCCCTGGTTCACCACCGACGACTTCCGCCCGCTCGGCAACCTCAACCGGGCCCGCAAGTCGGCGTACGAGGCGAGCGCCGCCCACCGGCACGGCCTGCGCTTCGTCACCGAGGAGCCGCTGCGCAACAAGCTGCTCGGCATACCCACCGACACGGCCCTCCGGCTGCTCAACCGCTACGTGCCGTGGCACAAGCTGCCCGTCCAGGCCGGCCTGCTCAACCTCGTCTTCCTCCGCAAGGCGCTGCGCCGCTTCAACCTCATCGACACCGACGTGTACGAGGCGCCGCCGAAGACCATGCCCGTGCCCGCCCCGGTCGACGAGCAGCTGCGCACCGTCCGCTCCTACGACGGGACGTACAACGACCTCTCCAGGCCGGCCATGGGTGCCGTCGGCGCCCCCTTCGGACGCAACCTCAAGCCCGTGTACCGGCCCGACCTCTTCGACGTCCCCAACCCGGTCACCGTCAGCCGCGAGCTGCTGCACCGCGACACGTTCCTGCCCGCGACCTCGCTGAACGTCCTCGCCGCCGCCTGGATCCAGTTCCAGGTCCACGACTGGGTCAACCACCGCCGCCACAAGCCCGGTGGCAAGTCCGTCGAGGTGCCGCTGCCGCCCGGCACCACCTGGTACAACACCCCGGGCGGGCCCGCCGAACGCGTGATGCGCTTCGCCGACAACGAAGGCGTCGAACTCCCCGGCGACCAGCCGCCGATCCTCTTCGCCAACACCGCGTCGCACTGGTGGGACGGCTCCGAGGTGTACGGCGAGAACGAACACACCGCGAGGTTCCTGCGCGAGCCCGACGGCGGCGCCAAACTCCGCCTGGAGGAAGGCCATCTGCCGCTCGGCCCGAACGGCGTCCCGCTGACCGGCTTCGCCGAGAGCTGGTGGATGGGCCTCAGCGCCATGCACACCCTCTTCGCCCGCGAGCACAACGCCGTCTGCGACGCGCTGCGGCAGGCCTACCCGTCGATGAGCCAGGAGAGCGTCTACCACACCGCGCGTCTCGTCGTCTCCGCGCTCATCGCCAAGATCCACACCGTGGAGTGGACGCCCGCGATCCTCGCCACCGAGGCCATCGACATCGGCCTGCGCACCAACTGGGAGGGACCGCCGAGCAGTTGGCTCAACAAGCTCGGGCTCTGGCTGTTCGAGTCCCACTCGCTGACGGGCATCCCCAAGACGTTGCCGGACCACCACGGCACGCCGTACTCCCTGACGGAGGACTTCGTCACCGTCTACCGCATGCACCCGCTGATCCCCGACGACTTCGAGATGCGCGAGCACCGCTTCGGACAGCGCCTGGAGACCCTCGGCTTCCACGACATCCAGGGCTCCGCCGCCGAGGCCGCCATCCGCAAGACGGGCCTCGCCGACACGCTGTACTCCTTCGGCATCTCCCACCCGGGCGCCATCACCCTGCACAACTTCCCGCGCGCGCTCCAGCACTTCGAACGCGACGGCGAGATCATCGACCTCTCCGTCGTCGACCTCGTCCGCACCCGCAGGCGCGGCGTGCCCCGCTACAACGACTTCCGCGCAGGCCTGCACAAACAGCGCATCCGCCGCTTCGAGGACCTGTCGCAGGACCCCGAGACCGTCGCCCGCCTCAAGGACGTCTACCGCTCCGTCGACGAGATCGACACCGTGGTCGGCCTCTTCGCAGAGAACCCGCCGCACGGCTTCGGCTTCAGCGACACCGCGTTCCGCATCTTCATCCTGATGGCCACCCGGCGGCTGCAGAGCGACCGCTTCCTGACCGTCGACTTCCGCCCCGAGATCTACACGCCGCTCGGCATCGACTGGGTCCAGAAGGGCGGCATGAACTCCGTCCTGCTGCGGCACTGCCCGGACCTCGCGGGCCTGCTGCCGCGCGGCGCCAGCGCGTTCGCGCCGTGGCGGCAGGTACAGGCGATGAGCGACAGGGGCGAGCGTGCGGGCGGCTGA
- a CDS encoding gluconokinase codes for MQERRTPHVVVVMGVAGTGKTTIGPLLADRLGVPYAEGDDFHPPENIRKMSSGTPLTDDDRWPWLDAIGSWAHGRSGLGGVVSSSALKRSYRDRLRAAAPGVVFVHLTGDRALIENRMSHRQGHFMPTALLDSQFATLQPLGADEAGVDVDVSGEPEEIADRAVVALRDLD; via the coding sequence ATGCAGGAACGGCGCACCCCCCACGTCGTCGTGGTCATGGGCGTGGCAGGGACCGGCAAGACCACGATCGGCCCCCTGCTCGCGGACCGGCTCGGCGTTCCGTACGCCGAGGGAGACGACTTCCACCCGCCGGAGAACATCCGGAAGATGTCGTCCGGCACGCCGCTCACGGACGACGACCGGTGGCCCTGGCTCGACGCGATCGGGTCCTGGGCGCACGGGCGGTCCGGGCTCGGCGGGGTGGTCAGCAGCTCCGCGCTGAAGCGCAGCTATCGCGACCGGCTGCGGGCGGCCGCGCCCGGCGTCGTCTTCGTCCACCTCACCGGTGACCGGGCCCTCATCGAGAACCGGATGTCGCACCGGCAGGGCCACTTCATGCCCACGGCGCTGCTCGACTCCCAGTTCGCCACGCTTCAGCCTCTCGGGGCGGATGAGGCGGGCGTCGACGTCGATGTCTCGGGTGAGCCCGAGGAGATCGCCGACCGGGCGGTCGTGGCCCTGCGGGACCTCGACTAG
- a CDS encoding cupin domain-containing protein, with translation MNTEPGNASIPRPIALDRAFASFDALWSPRIVTSVNDYDVRVAKVEGTHVWHVHDDTDEFFLVLGGELHIDLREPAGERRVTLPQGSLFTVPRGIEHRPHAPKGARILLFEPTGTPTVGDRHDEIPDHVDATTGTPIQI, from the coding sequence ATGAACACCGAACCCGGCAACGCGTCCATTCCCCGGCCCATCGCGCTCGACCGGGCCTTCGCCTCCTTCGACGCCCTGTGGAGCCCCCGCATCGTCACCTCCGTCAACGACTACGACGTCCGCGTCGCCAAGGTCGAGGGCACCCACGTCTGGCACGTCCACGACGACACCGACGAGTTCTTCCTCGTCCTCGGCGGCGAGCTGCACATCGACCTGCGCGAGCCCGCGGGGGAGCGCCGGGTCACGCTCCCGCAGGGCTCGCTCTTCACCGTCCCGCGCGGTATCGAGCACCGGCCCCACGCACCCAAGGGCGCCCGCATCCTCCTCTTCGAGCCCACCGGCACCCCGACGGTCGGCGACCGCCACGACGAGATCCCGGACCACGTGGACGCGACGACAGGAACGCCTATTCAAATTTGA
- a CDS encoding acetolactate synthase large subunit, translating into MPTGAQILINGLVDGGVRACFANPGTSEMHFVAALDETPELRPVLCLFEGVATGAADGYGRMTRRPACTLLHLGPGLAGGLPNLHNARRAATPVVNVVGDHALHHKRLDAPLESDIGALARTVSAWTRRTYYATELAGDVAAAVTAATGPPGAVATLVVPADVSWSQAGDAPAAARPAPARHGLVSVDAVTGAAGALRSGEDAALLLGGDAVRGAGLEAAGRIAAATGARLLGETFPARMERGAGRPAVERLAYLAAGASRQLAGVRHLVLAGAASPVTFFAYPGQGGALVPQGCAVHTLAAGAEDVTAALEGLAEVVGPGARHVREEAVRPALPSGGLTAESAAGVIGALLPEGAVVVDEANTSGLWLPGATAGAPPHDWLTLTGGAMGQGLPVAVGAGVACPDRPVLALVGDGASMYTLQALWTQAREGLDVTTVVFDNGSYAILNLELGAVGAVAGGERARRLLDLSGPPLDFVALARGMGVPAERAGTAEEFAALLKRGLAEPGPFLIACVVPPLA; encoded by the coding sequence ATGCCGACCGGAGCGCAGATCCTGATCAACGGACTCGTGGACGGAGGCGTCCGCGCGTGCTTCGCCAACCCCGGCACCTCCGAGATGCACTTCGTGGCCGCCCTGGACGAGACGCCTGAACTGCGGCCCGTGCTCTGCCTCTTCGAGGGCGTCGCCACGGGCGCCGCCGACGGCTACGGACGCATGACGCGGCGCCCCGCCTGCACGCTCCTGCACCTCGGCCCCGGCCTCGCGGGCGGCCTGCCCAACCTGCACAACGCGCGCAGGGCCGCCACTCCCGTCGTCAACGTCGTCGGCGACCACGCCCTGCACCACAAGCGGCTCGACGCGCCCCTGGAGTCCGACATCGGGGCGCTCGCCCGCACCGTCTCGGCATGGACGCGGCGCACCTACTACGCCACCGAACTCGCCGGTGACGTCGCCGCCGCCGTCACCGCGGCGACCGGTCCGCCCGGCGCCGTCGCGACGCTGGTCGTGCCCGCCGACGTGTCCTGGTCGCAGGCGGGCGACGCACCGGCCGCCGCCCGTCCCGCCCCCGCGCGGCACGGTCTCGTCTCCGTGGACGCCGTGACGGGCGCCGCCGGGGCCCTGCGGTCCGGCGAGGACGCCGCGCTGCTGCTCGGCGGGGACGCCGTGCGCGGGGCCGGTCTGGAGGCGGCGGGACGCATCGCCGCGGCGACCGGCGCGAGGCTGCTCGGCGAGACCTTTCCCGCCCGCATGGAGCGGGGCGCGGGGCGGCCCGCCGTGGAGCGGCTCGCGTACCTGGCGGCCGGCGCGAGCCGACAGCTCGCGGGCGTACGGCACCTGGTGCTCGCCGGTGCCGCGTCGCCGGTCACCTTCTTCGCGTATCCCGGGCAGGGCGGCGCGCTGGTGCCGCAGGGGTGCGCGGTGCATACGCTGGCGGCCGGCGCGGAGGACGTGACGGCGGCGCTCGAAGGGCTCGCCGAGGTGGTCGGGCCCGGCGCGCGGCACGTGCGGGAGGAGGCGGTACGGCCCGCGCTGCCCAGCGGTGGCCTGACGGCCGAGTCGGCGGCCGGGGTGATCGGGGCGCTGCTGCCGGAGGGCGCCGTCGTCGTCGACGAGGCGAACACCTCCGGGCTGTGGCTGCCGGGCGCGACGGCGGGCGCGCCGCCGCACGACTGGCTGACGCTGACGGGCGGTGCCATGGGGCAGGGGCTGCCGGTCGCGGTGGGGGCGGGGGTGGCCTGCCCCGACCGGCCCGTGCTCGCCCTGGTCGGCGACGGCGCCTCCATGTACACACTCCAGGCGCTGTGGACGCAGGCACGGGAGGGGCTCGACGTCACGACGGTCGTCTTCGACAACGGGTCGTACGCGATCCTCAATCTGGAACTGGGCGCGGTGGGCGCGGTCGCGGGCGGGGAGCGGGCCCGCAGGCTCCTCGACCTGTCGGGGCCGCCCCTCGACTTCGTCGCGCTGGCACGCGGGATGGGGGTTCCCGCCGAACGGGCGGGCACGGCGGAGGAGTTCGCGGCGCTGCTGAAGCGGGGCCTGGCGGAACCCGGGCCCTTCCTGATCGCCTGTGTGGTGCCGCCGCTGGCGTAG
- a CDS encoding FadR/GntR family transcriptional regulator, producing the protein MTAQARGLHSRVLESLGPAITAGEYPPGSVLRTDELAQRFEVSRSVMREAVRVLESMHLVASRRRVGVTVLPAEEWNVYDPQVIRWRLAGADRPRQLRSLTVLRSAVEPVAAGLAARYATAAQCAELTECALGMVAHSRGHQLEGYLRHDVAFHRVILNASGNEMFARLGDVVAEVLTGRTAHQVMFEDPDPPAVTLHVRVAEAVREGDAVRAEALTREIALGALEELDILAP; encoded by the coding sequence ATGACCGCACAGGCCCGAGGGCTGCACTCCCGCGTACTGGAAAGCCTCGGGCCCGCCATCACCGCGGGCGAGTACCCGCCGGGCAGCGTGTTGCGCACCGACGAGCTGGCCCAGCGCTTCGAGGTGTCCCGCTCCGTGATGCGGGAGGCCGTCCGGGTCCTGGAGTCCATGCACCTCGTCGCGTCACGGCGCCGCGTGGGCGTCACCGTGCTGCCCGCCGAGGAGTGGAACGTCTACGACCCGCAGGTCATCCGGTGGCGGCTGGCCGGCGCCGACCGGCCGCGGCAGCTGCGCTCCCTGACCGTCCTGCGCTCCGCCGTCGAGCCGGTCGCCGCCGGGCTCGCCGCCCGGTACGCCACGGCGGCGCAGTGCGCGGAGCTCACCGAGTGCGCGCTCGGCATGGTCGCCCACTCCCGCGGACACCAGCTGGAGGGCTACCTCAGGCACGACGTCGCCTTCCACCGGGTCATCCTCAACGCCTCCGGCAACGAGATGTTCGCCCGGCTCGGCGACGTCGTCGCGGAGGTCCTCACCGGACGCACCGCGCACCAGGTGATGTTCGAGGACCCCGACCCGCCCGCCGTCACCCTGCACGTCCGGGTCGCCGAGGCGGTCAGGGAGGGCGACGCGGTCCGCGCCGAGGCGCTCACGCGGGAGATCGCCCTCGGCGCCCTTGAGGAGCTGGACATCCTCGCGCCCTGA
- a CDS encoding GlxA family transcriptional regulator, which translates to MAQGSSHSSAARPPHRVVVIVDENSNPFELGCATEVFGLRRPELGRTLYDFTLCSPGPGTPMRDGFFTLTGVAGLDAADSADTLIVPNRPDTDVPRRPAVLDAVRRAHARGARLVGFCSGAFTLAEAGVLDGRRATAHWQWADSFRERFPAVQLEPDVLFVDDGDILTAAGSAAALDLGLHIVRTDFGAEVACSVSRRLVFAAHRDGGQRQFIERPVPTVRDESLAPLLAWARERLGEPVTVTALAARAGVSPATLHRRFRAQLGTTPLAWLTGERVALACRLIERGEERLDVVAHRSGLGTAANLRARLRRETGLSPSGYRRRFGPGAPVPAGRIPAAAMARTP; encoded by the coding sequence ATGGCGCAAGGATCCTCGCACTCGTCCGCCGCGCGACCGCCGCACCGCGTCGTCGTCATCGTCGACGAGAACTCCAACCCCTTCGAACTCGGCTGCGCGACGGAGGTTTTCGGGCTGCGCAGGCCCGAACTCGGCCGCACGCTGTACGACTTCACGCTCTGCTCGCCCGGACCCGGCACCCCGATGCGGGACGGTTTCTTCACGCTCACCGGCGTGGCCGGACTCGACGCCGCCGACTCCGCCGACACCCTGATCGTGCCCAACCGGCCGGACACCGACGTACCGCGCCGCCCCGCCGTCCTCGACGCCGTCCGCCGCGCCCACGCGCGGGGCGCCCGCCTGGTCGGGTTCTGCAGCGGGGCGTTCACGCTCGCCGAGGCCGGGGTGCTCGACGGGCGGCGGGCCACCGCGCACTGGCAGTGGGCCGACTCCTTCCGGGAGCGGTTTCCGGCCGTTCAGCTCGAACCCGACGTGCTGTTCGTCGACGACGGCGACATCCTCACCGCGGCGGGCAGCGCGGCCGCCCTCGATCTCGGCCTGCACATCGTGCGCACGGACTTCGGTGCGGAGGTCGCGTGCTCCGTGAGCAGGCGGCTCGTGTTCGCCGCCCATCGCGACGGCGGGCAGCGGCAGTTCATCGAACGGCCGGTGCCCACCGTCCGGGACGAGTCCCTCGCGCCGCTCCTCGCCTGGGCGCGGGAGCGGCTCGGCGAACCCGTGACCGTGACCGCTCTCGCCGCCCGCGCCGGGGTCAGCCCCGCCACCCTGCACCGCCGCTTCCGCGCCCAGCTCGGCACGACCCCGCTGGCCTGGCTCACGGGTGAGCGTGTGGCGCTGGCCTGCCGACTCATCGAGCGCGGCGAGGAGCGCCTCGACGTGGTCGCGCACCGCAGCGGCCTCGGCACCGCCGCCAACCTGCGGGCCCGGCTGCGCCGCGAGACCGGGCTCAGCCCGTCCGGCTACCGGCGCAGGTTCGGACCCGGGGCGCCCGTACCGGCTGGCCGGATCCCGGCTGCCGCCATGGCCCGCACCCCGTGA
- a CDS encoding bleomycin resistance protein, whose product MPEKMIPLLPCRTVQPVVDFYTALGFETTFFQKSPYPYAAVERGRIELQFFAMKEYDPQQSYSGCYVVTDDVETLHAAFRAGLKAAYGRIPTRGLPRIGPLKDMSYGMRQFLMTDPGGNSIRVGQRISEDRSMRPAPKETFARALHMADLFADSKEDLPGAAKIIDRALGRTDEHPTPVQELRLLVLRGDIARRLGDEGLAERLLTRAADLPLTATERESARDALARLAELRE is encoded by the coding sequence ATGCCCGAGAAGATGATTCCGCTCCTCCCGTGCCGCACCGTCCAGCCGGTGGTCGACTTCTACACCGCCCTCGGCTTCGAGACGACCTTCTTCCAGAAGAGCCCCTATCCGTACGCCGCCGTCGAGCGCGGCCGCATCGAGCTGCAGTTCTTCGCCATGAAGGAGTACGACCCCCAGCAGTCCTACTCCGGGTGCTACGTCGTCACGGACGACGTCGAGACGCTGCACGCCGCCTTCCGCGCCGGTCTCAAGGCGGCGTACGGCAGGATCCCCACCCGCGGCCTGCCCCGCATCGGGCCGCTCAAGGACATGTCGTACGGCATGCGCCAGTTCCTGATGACCGACCCCGGCGGCAACAGCATCCGCGTCGGACAGCGGATCAGCGAGGACCGGTCGATGCGTCCCGCGCCCAAGGAGACCTTCGCGCGGGCCCTGCACATGGCCGACCTGTTCGCCGACTCCAAGGAGGACCTGCCCGGCGCCGCGAAGATCATCGACAGGGCCCTCGGCCGCACCGACGAGCACCCCACCCCCGTACAGGAGCTGCGCCTCCTGGTCCTGCGCGGCGACATCGCCCGCCGCCTCGGCGACGAAGGCCTGGCCGAGCGGCTGCTGACCCGCGCCGCCGACCTCCCGCTCACCGCCACGGAGCGGGAATCCGCGCGGGACGCCCTGGCGCGCCTGGCCGAGCTGCGGGAGTAG
- a CDS encoding lipase family protein, which produces MRDDFARGPSFAELRPFKEPTGGAPGHPAFPVHRDLVDLLAAEKGLPDTVGPVPHTMATCAAYAYAGVGRVGDPRTVAMIMSRLGLEENRCRVFEQRVDAMYIASAAYLIQDKDRRVVILCYRGTQPEDIISILTDADVRPETLCVDLAGERHEVHAGFYRNMRATRHLIMQALDRAARGESVDPKEKGVRGDGMEALYITGHSLGGAMAALMGVVLAHEERYRSVAERLRAVYTFGQPLLGGPDFADACARATDHRGEYVLRDRLLRYIFDRDVVPALPPRPVGPYAPFGRELHYRRPRGVAEGTLAFAAETAIDAVSLPGDLLRGQLRRMAGRRARAAGRSLTELARGPRDGGWAEVSDPGLHYPQMDSLAGLAVVAPLAFFAARLALTRTIPFTYSFEDHGPGHYVNALTPPGVLSEFGDVL; this is translated from the coding sequence ATGCGGGACGACTTCGCCAGGGGGCCGAGCTTCGCGGAGCTGCGCCCGTTCAAGGAGCCCACCGGGGGCGCGCCGGGGCACCCGGCCTTCCCCGTCCACCGCGACCTGGTGGACCTGCTGGCCGCGGAGAAGGGCCTGCCGGACACCGTGGGGCCCGTCCCGCACACCATGGCGACGTGCGCCGCGTACGCGTACGCCGGTGTCGGCCGGGTCGGCGACCCGCGCACCGTCGCCATGATCATGTCGAGGTTGGGCCTGGAGGAGAACCGCTGCCGGGTCTTCGAGCAGCGGGTGGACGCCATGTACATCGCGTCGGCCGCGTATCTGATCCAGGACAAGGACCGCCGGGTGGTGATCCTCTGTTACCGCGGCACCCAGCCCGAGGACATCATCAGCATCCTCACCGACGCCGACGTGCGCCCCGAGACGCTCTGCGTGGACCTGGCGGGCGAGCGGCACGAGGTGCACGCGGGTTTCTACCGCAACATGCGCGCCACCCGGCACCTGATCATGCAGGCCCTCGACCGGGCGGCCCGCGGCGAGTCGGTCGACCCGAAGGAGAAGGGGGTACGCGGCGACGGCATGGAGGCGCTGTACATCACCGGGCACAGCCTCGGCGGGGCGATGGCCGCGCTGATGGGCGTCGTCCTCGCCCACGAGGAGCGCTACCGCTCCGTCGCCGAACGGCTGCGGGCCGTCTACACCTTCGGCCAGCCGCTGCTCGGCGGGCCCGACTTCGCCGACGCGTGCGCGCGGGCCACCGACCACCGAGGCGAGTACGTGCTGCGCGACCGGCTGCTGCGCTACATCTTCGACCGTGACGTCGTGCCCGCGCTGCCGCCGCGGCCCGTCGGGCCGTACGCCCCCTTCGGTCGCGAGCTGCACTACCGCAGGCCCCGCGGGGTGGCGGAGGGGACGCTCGCCTTCGCCGCCGAGACGGCGATCGACGCGGTGTCGCTCCCGGGCGACCTGCTGCGCGGGCAGCTGCGCCGGATGGCGGGCCGCAGGGCGCGGGCGGCCGGGCGCTCGCTGACCGAGCTGGCGCGGGGGCCGCGGGACGGCGGCTGGGCCGAGGTGAGCGACCCGGGCCTGCACTATCCGCAGATGGACAGCCTCGCCGGACTCGCGGTGGTGGCGCCGCTGGCGTTCTTCGCGGCGCGTCTCGCGTTGACGCGGACGATTCCGTTCACGTATTCGTTCGAGGATCACGGGCCGGGGCACTACGTCAACGCGCTGACCCCGCCAGGGGTGTTGAGCGAGTTCGGGGACGTGCTGTGA
- a CDS encoding YchJ family protein: MSRRAPRPTATSCPCGHPLPYEKCCGRLHRGEATAATPEELMRSRYSAFAVRDEGYLLRTWHPRTRPPRVEFDPALRWVGLDVEATTEGTAFHTTGTVTFRARYTDSGRPDSLHEKSRFERVDGAWVYVDGTFID, encoded by the coding sequence ATGTCCCGACGCGCGCCACGCCCCACCGCCACGTCCTGCCCCTGCGGGCACCCCCTGCCGTACGAGAAGTGCTGCGGCAGGCTGCACCGCGGCGAGGCCACCGCGGCCACCCCCGAGGAGCTGATGCGCTCCCGCTACAGCGCCTTCGCCGTACGGGACGAGGGCTATCTGCTGCGCACCTGGCACCCGCGGACCAGGCCGCCGCGCGTCGAGTTCGACCCGGCGCTGCGCTGGGTGGGCCTGGACGTCGAGGCGACCACGGAGGGCACGGCGTTCCACACCACCGGTACGGTCACCTTCCGGGCGCGCTACACCGACAGCGGGCGCCCGGACTCCCTGCACGAGAAGAGCCGGTTCGAGCGGGTCGACGGGGCATGGGTGTACGTCGACGGCACCTTCATCGACTAG